The Tamandua tetradactyla isolate mTamTet1 chromosome 5, mTamTet1.pri, whole genome shotgun sequence genome window below encodes:
- the LOC143682852 gene encoding LOW QUALITY PROTEIN: zinc finger CCHC domain-containing protein 17-like (The sequence of the model RefSeq protein was modified relative to this genomic sequence to represent the inferred CDS: inserted 1 base in 1 codon) — protein sequence MNSGRPETMENLPALYTIFQGEVAMVTDYGAFIKIPGCRKQGLVHRTHMSSCRVDKPSEIVDVGDKVWVKLIGREMKNDRIKVSLSMKVVNQGTGKDLDPNNVIIEQEERRRRSFQDYTGQKITLEAVLNTTCKKCGCKGHFAKDCFMQPGGTKYSLIPDEEEEKEESKSSEFEKPDPMKNSXKRKKEKKKKKHRDRKSSDFDSSESESDTGKRTRHSSKDSKGAKKKKEKKKHKKKHKE from the exons ATGAATTCAGGAAGACCTGAAACCATGGAAAACCTGCCTGCTCTCTACACTATTTTTCAGGGAGAGGTTGCTATGGTGACAGACTATGGAGCATTTATCAAAATCCCAGGCTGTCGGAAGCAAGGTTTGGTCCATCGAACTCACATGTCATCCTGTCGGGTAGATAAGCCCTCCGAGATAGTAGATGTTGGAGACAAGGTGTGGGTGAAACTTATTGGCCGAGAGATGAAAAATGACAGGATAAAAGTATCCCTCTCCATGAAAGTTGTCAACCAAGGCACTGGGAAAGACCTCGATCCCAACAATGTTATTATTGAGCAAGAAGAGCGGCGGAGGCGGTCCTTCCAGGATTACACTGGGCAGAAGATTACCCTTGAGGCCGTCCTGAACACTACCTGCAAGAAGTGTGGCTGTAAAGGCCATTTTGCAAAGGATTGTTTTATGCAACCAGGTGGAACTAAATATTCTCTGATCCCtgatgaggaagaggagaaggaagagtcaaAGTCATCAGAGTTTGAGAAGCCTGACCCCATGAAGAatt agaaaagaaagaaggaaaagaagaaaaagaagcatagAGACAGGAAGTCATCTGACTTTGATAGCTCAGAGTCTGAAAGTGATACAGGCAAGAGGACAAGGCATTCATCAAAAGACAGCAAGGgggcaaagaagaagaaagaaaagaagaagcacAAGAAGAAACATAAGGAGTGA